A region of the Chryseobacterium gotjawalense genome:
TATCTCGCAAATCCTGCTTATAATGCAGGAATATCAATTGTGCCAATTGTTTTGATTGCCGCTGTTTTTCTGGGGATTTATCTGAACATGTCAGTTTGGTATAAACTTTCTGACAAGACAATTTTTGGTGCTTATATTTCGGTTTTAGGAGCCGCCGTAACAGTTGCGGTGAATGTGTATTTTATCCCGTCTTACGGATATTGGGCTTCAACATGGGGAACTTTTTTAAGCTATTTCTCGATGATGACGGTCTCGTATTTCCTTGGTCAATATTTTTATCCGATTCCTTATCACATGAAAAAAATAATGGGATATTTGAGTTTAAGCATTTTCTTCTCTCTTCTCTCTTATTATGTACTCGGCGGCAATTTACTCATAGGAAATTCATTATTATTAGTATTTTTAGCCATTGTTTTTTATGTGGAAAAAGAAACTTTAAAAAAAATAAGAAAAGCTTAATATGAAAATAAAAATCATCAATAAATCACAACATCCTTTACCAAAATACCAGACAGCACTTTCTGCGGGAATGGATCTGTACGCTAATTTGGAAGAAGGCATCACTTTAAAATCGTTAGAAAGAAAGTTAATTCCCACCGGACTGTTTCTGGAACTCAGCGAAGGTTTTGAAGCACAGATCAGACCGAGAAGTGGATTATCTATAAAAAATGGAATTACGGTATTGAATGCGCCCGGAACCATCGACGCGGATTACCGCGGAGAAATTGGGGTTATTTTAGTAAATTTGTCAACCGAAGATTTCAAAATAAATAATGGTGACCGGATTGCTCAAATGGTAATTGCCAAATATGAAACCGCAGAATGGCAGGAAGTTGCTGAAATCAGTGAAACCGATCGTGGAGCTGGAGGATTCGGAAGTACCCAATTATAAATAATTAAAAAAGTCTCTTTCTATAAATTGATTTCAATCATAAAAAATCAGACAAAAAAAACATACAAACTATGAAAATTATCGTTCCTATGGCTGGTCGTGGTTCCAGATTAAGACCACATACTTTAACCGTTCCGAAACCATTAATCCCAATTGCAGGCAAGCCCATTGTTCAACGTTTGGTTGAAGATATTACAAAAGTAGCCGGCGAAAAAATCGACGAAATCGCTTTTATCATTGGAGATTTCGGAGCAGAAGTTGAAGCATCTTTAATTCAGATTGCAGAAAGTCTAGGAGCAAAAGGAACCGTTTACACGCAAGATGAACCACTGGGAACGGCGCACGCAATTAAATGTGCGGAACAGTCAATGCAGGGCAATGTAGTCGTTGCTTTTGCGGACACTTTGTTTAAAGCAGATTTCAAATTAGATAAAAATTCAGATGGTGTAATTTGGGTGAAAAAAGTAGAAGATCCTTCTGCATTTGGCGTCGTAAAATTAGACGATTACGGGTTCATTACTGATTTCGTAGAAAAACCGACAACATATGTTTCGGATCTGGCCATTATTGGAATTTATTATTTCAATTCTGCTGAAAAACTTATGAGCGAAATTAATTATATCATGGATAATGATATTAAACAGGGCGGTGAATATCAACTGACAACCGCTTTAGAAAATCTTCGCCAAAAAGGAGCAAAGTTTTCATTAGGCAAAGTTGATGACTGGATGGATTGCGGAAATAAAAATGCAACCGTGGATACCAATGGAAAAGTTTTGGAATACGAAAGAGAAAATGTTTCGCAATTTCCTGCTTCTGCAAAAATTGACAACTGTATGATTATCCCACCGTGTTTCATCGGTGAAAATGTAGAAATCTCCAACTCCAAAATTGGACCGAGGGTTTCTATAGGAAACAACACGAAGATTATCAACTCGAATATTGACAATTCTCTGATTCAGGAAAACACCATGATCGACCACGGAAATCTAAGCAATTCTATGATCGGAAATTCGGCAGAATACTATGGTGTTGCCCGCGAGATCTCTTTGGGAGACTTTTCTGTTCTGGATTTTCTTTCGAACCATAAAAATCTTTAAACCATATCAAACTGATTCGCCATCAGCCACACGAAACAATTTGTGTGGTTTGGCGTTAATATTGTAAACTTTCCCGAAAGTTTAAATAAAATTCAAATGAAAAAATACATCCTTGCATCTGCATTCATGATCACGCTGATTTCCTGTAAAACAAAAATGGCTGTTGAAAATCCAATCAGCACCACTGCGCCGGTTGCTTCAAGCGCTAATTTTTTCAGCAAAATTAATGAAAAGACAGATTTTCAGCAATTGAAAATCAACTCCCGGATTATCGCAGAAACAGGTAAATTTATTCCTCCATTAGACGCGACCATTTATATTGAAAAAGATCAAAAAGTTTGGATCAATATGGTTGCAATATTTTTAAATGTAGGAAGAGCAATTGCAACTCCTCAAGGAATCAAAGGATATGAAAAATGGAACAAGACCTATATTGAATCCGATTTTTCTTACTTAAATTCACTGTTGAATGTTAATTTCATCGATTATGGTGCTTTACAGAATCTACTGTTAGGTAAAACTTTTATTCCCGTTACCGACAAAGACTTTAAACTTACCAAAAACGCACAAGGTTACCTTTTGACTTCTGAGAAAAATCTAAGCTTCCAGACCAATGGGAAGATTTCGCAATATTCGGCTGCATTGACTTATAATAACGAAATGGACTTGGAGAATGTTTCTTTGCAAAAAATAGACGCACCGGATCAACTCGAAGTTTCCTATTCTAACTGGGAGAATTTTGAAAACATGAAACTTCCAAAAAATGTTAAAATAATAATAAAAGGGTCAAAAAACAGCCAGATCTTACTGGAAAATACGAAATTTGAGAGTTTGAAAATGGAAGCACCTTATTCCGTTCCCAATAATTATACGAAAACTGAGATTAAATGATCAAAAGAATAAGCTTTTTAATAGGAATTTTTCTGTTCGCTTTTTTTTCTGGGCAGAAAAAAGAACAACTTCAAAAGCAAAATGCGGAACTTAAAAAACAAATTTCGTCCATCAATGCCAACTTGGCAAAAACCCAACAACAATCAAAACTTTCCGTTGTTTACTTAAACGAAGTCGAAAAGAAAATTGGACTTCGCGAAAAAGTATATACCAACACCCAAAAGGAAAAACGATTGATTGAGGATGAAATTTACCTTCGCCAATTAGAAATTAACCGCCAAAATCGGGAACTTGCGGTATTGAGAAAAAACTATGCAGAAGTTCTCGTTAAAGCCTATAAAAATAAAGGGGCACAAAATAAAGTAACTTTTATTTTATCCTCTAAAAATTTAGGCGAAGCGCTCAGAAGAATTCAATATTTAAAAGATTACTCAGATTATCAGGATAAAAAAGCGGCAGAAATTTCCACTGCAGCTAAGGTTCTTCAGGAGAACATCACCTTAAAACAGAAATCTGTAAAGGACAAAGAAATGATTCTTACCAATCAGCAAAAAGATTTGTTGACCATTGAAGCTGAGAAAAAAACAAAACAGTCGCTCTTAGAAGAATTTAAGAAAAACGAAGTTCAGCTTACCGCTGAACTGAAACAAAAGCAGGCCGAATCTAAACAGCTGGAAGGTCAGATCCGATCAATTATTGCCGATGAGATAAGAATTGCAAAAGCAAAAGAAGAGGAAAACAGAAAGGCAGAAGCTGAAAAAATACGGGTAGCAAAAATCGCTGCTGAAAAAGAAAAGGCAAAAATCGAAGCGGAGAACAAAGCACGAATGGAAGCCTTGGCTTTGGAAAAAAAGAAAGCAGATGAAGAAGCAAGAAAACTGAAAGAAATCTCTGAAAGAAAAGCAGCAGACGAAGCAGAAAAAGCAAAACTAGCCGCTTTGGCTGATGCAAAAAAAACAGAGGATTCTAAAAAAGCAGCGGATGCGGAAAAAGCAGAAGCAAGAAGATTGGCCGCAGCAAAAGACGCTGCCGAAGCTGCAGCAAACGCAAAAGCCGCTGCCGACAGAGCATCTACTGCCAGAGCAGCAGAAGCGACTATGGTGAAGAAAAACGATGATGAAAAGAAAGCGGCAGAAACAAAAGTAATGACTAATTATGGGGTTACAACAGCCGTAGGAAATAACTTTGCCGCGAACCGCGGAAAAATGGGAATGCCCGCCTATGGCACTATCACCCACCGTTTCGGAAGACAGCCTCACCCCGTTTTTAAAAATATTGTAGAAGAAAACAACGGTATCAAGATTGCTGTATCAAAAGGAACAGTTGCAAAATGTGTAGCTCCCGGAACCGTTTCCCGTGTGGTGGCGTCTGCAGACGGATCCAAAACCGTCATTGTCAAACATGGTGATTACTTTACCATCTATGCAAACCTCTCCAGCACAATGGCTTCGGCAAACCAGCAAGTCTCTGCAGGAACATCTATCGGGGTAATCGGCGAAGATTTCGACGGCAGTTATACCTTAGATTTCCAGATATGGAATGGCAGCAGTCCGGTTGATCCCTTAGGTTGGGTGAATTAAAAAAATAATATAACTTTGTACAAAATTTTAAAAAATGAATACACTTACAATATTGGCACTTTCCTGGCAACATTTATTAATCGTCGGAATCATTATTTTGGTTTTTTTCGGTGGTAAAAAAATCCCGGAAATGATGAGAGGATTAGGTTCTGGTATCAAAGAATTTAAAGATGCGGTGAAAGAAGAAGACTCTAAAAAAACTGAAGAGCCAAAAAGCAATTCCAGCTCTACGACCCCTTAAATTAGACTTAATGAATTTTACAGAAACTGCCTGGAAGGTCTTCAATCAATCGATAATTGACTATCATATTACTGATAATGTAGATACTCCGGTAAATAATCCCTATTCAAAAGATAGTTTGGAACACCTTTTGTATGCAAAGAACTGGATTGATACCGTTCAATGGCATTTGGAAGACATAATTCGTGATGAAAACATCGATCCAACTGAAGCTTTAAAATTAAAGAGAACAATAGACTCCTCCAACCAGAAAAGAACTGATTTGGTGGAGTATATCGACAGTTGGTTTCTGGAGAAGTACAGGAATATTTCACCAAATGTTGACGCTAAAATTAATTCGGAGACTCCTGCCTGGGCAGTGGATCGCCTGTCAATTTTAGCATTAAAAGTCTATCATATGAGACTTGAAGCTCAACGTGAGTCTGCAAGTGATGAGCACAGAAAAAATTGTTCCGTAAAATTAAATACTTTACTGGAACAGCAAAAAGATCTTTCTGAAGCAATTGACCAATTGCTTTTTGATATAGAGAACGGCAATATTAAGATGAAAGTGTATAAACAAATGAAAATGTACAATGATGAAAGTCTTAATCCGATCCTTTATCAAAATGTAAAAAATGCGTAAACTGAACTTTGGCTACATTGTATTATTAATGCTCGCTTTATCCTGTTCTGCGGAGAAGATCAATCTTTCCCCAATTGGTGCAGTGAGTGTTCCGGAGGAAATGTACTCTTATGGTGACAGAAAAAATCTCATCGTTTATTCAGCTGAAATTACCAATCTGATCGCATCATTTCCAAAGTTTAGAAATGATACCGTAAACGCTGAAGTAGCGAAACTCAAATATTATCTAAAAGATTATATCGGTGCTATAGATGCCTATAATATCAACGGACGAAATAGAGCGCAGCGCAATTTCGAAAAATCTTACAAAAACCTTCAGATTCTCAGGAAATATTTGAATAAAGACGACGATCAGGTTCTCAACCGGTACCTGGTAAGAATTAAAACCAATATGACCTTTCTGGAAAGCAACATTTCAAAAGATTCCACATCTACGCCCTCAAAATAGCAACAAAATCCATGTTAAAAATTCAAGCAGAATCAAACGTTCCGACAGAGTACGGGGAATTCCGTATGATTGCATTTTCTGAATCTGACCAAGATTGGATGCCTCATATGGCAATTATTGCCAAAAACACTGATTTTACACAGCCTATTAATGTACGTTTCCATTCCGAATGTATCACCGGCGAAGTATTTCATTCCAAGAAATGCGAGTGTGGCCAACAATTAGATGCCGCAATGAGCTTCATGCACAAAAACGGTGGCATTATCATCTATTTAAGACAGGAAGGAAGAAACATAGGTATCATCAATAAGCTGAAAGCTTATGCTTTACAGGAGAAGGGTTTCGATACGGTAGAAGCCAACTTAGAACTTGGTCTTCCGGCTGATGACAGAAATTTTGGTGTTGCGATAGAAATTCTAAAAATTCTAAATGTTAAGGAAATTAATCTTTTAACGAATAATCCGCAAAAATTAAAATTTGTAACGGACAGCAGCATTCGTCTGAATAAAAGAATTCCTTTGCAGATGGACTCTACAAAGGAAAGTGAAGCTTATTTAAAAACTAAAAAAGATTATTTCGGTCATCTTCTGGATGATGAAAATACCGCCTATTAATTATTTACATTTTAATGGCTGTTTCTAAAGCCAACTCAATCATTGGTGTCAACGCTGTTTCCCGCTGATCGGCAGAAATCTGATCTCCCGTAGGAATCACATCTGAAACCGTTAGAATTGTTGCCGCATTTTTACCCAAATATTGTGCATTAGCGAAAAGTGCAAAGGCCTCCATTTCAACTGCCGTACAGTTATATTTTGAGGCAATCTCTGGAAGCGCCGGATTTTTTCTGTAGAAAATATCACTGGTGTGAATATTTGTTGCTTTTAAATTTAAAGATAATGCTTTCGCAGAATCATTGATTAATCCGAAAGTGCTGCCTTGGTGAGACAATAAATCTTCTTCGATTTCCCAGGCAAACTTTGCATAAGTAGATTCACTCGCCGCATGTTCAACATTTAACAGATCATAAACTTTCAGATCGGTAGTGTATGCTCCACAGGTTCCTATTCGGATAA
Encoded here:
- the dut gene encoding dUTP diphosphatase; translated protein: MKIKIINKSQHPLPKYQTALSAGMDLYANLEEGITLKSLERKLIPTGLFLELSEGFEAQIRPRSGLSIKNGITVLNAPGTIDADYRGEIGVILVNLSTEDFKINNGDRIAQMVIAKYETAEWQEVAEISETDRGAGGFGSTQL
- a CDS encoding sugar phosphate nucleotidyltransferase, encoding MKIIVPMAGRGSRLRPHTLTVPKPLIPIAGKPIVQRLVEDITKVAGEKIDEIAFIIGDFGAEVEASLIQIAESLGAKGTVYTQDEPLGTAHAIKCAEQSMQGNVVVAFADTLFKADFKLDKNSDGVIWVKKVEDPSAFGVVKLDDYGFITDFVEKPTTYVSDLAIIGIYYFNSAEKLMSEINYIMDNDIKQGGEYQLTTALENLRQKGAKFSLGKVDDWMDCGNKNATVDTNGKVLEYERENVSQFPASAKIDNCMIIPPCFIGENVEISNSKIGPRVSIGNNTKIINSNIDNSLIQENTMIDHGNLSNSMIGNSAEYYGVAREISLGDFSVLDFLSNHKNL
- a CDS encoding DUF4292 domain-containing protein, which codes for MKKYILASAFMITLISCKTKMAVENPISTTAPVASSANFFSKINEKTDFQQLKINSRIIAETGKFIPPLDATIYIEKDQKVWINMVAIFLNVGRAIATPQGIKGYEKWNKTYIESDFSYLNSLLNVNFIDYGALQNLLLGKTFIPVTDKDFKLTKNAQGYLLTSEKNLSFQTNGKISQYSAALTYNNEMDLENVSLQKIDAPDQLEVSYSNWENFENMKLPKNVKIIIKGSKNSQILLENTKFESLKMEAPYSVPNNYTKTEIK
- a CDS encoding peptidoglycan DD-metalloendopeptidase family protein, with product MIKRISFLIGIFLFAFFSGQKKEQLQKQNAELKKQISSINANLAKTQQQSKLSVVYLNEVEKKIGLREKVYTNTQKEKRLIEDEIYLRQLEINRQNRELAVLRKNYAEVLVKAYKNKGAQNKVTFILSSKNLGEALRRIQYLKDYSDYQDKKAAEISTAAKVLQENITLKQKSVKDKEMILTNQQKDLLTIEAEKKTKQSLLEEFKKNEVQLTAELKQKQAESKQLEGQIRSIIADEIRIAKAKEEENRKAEAEKIRVAKIAAEKEKAKIEAENKARMEALALEKKKADEEARKLKEISERKAADEAEKAKLAALADAKKTEDSKKAADAEKAEARRLAAAKDAAEAAANAKAAADRASTARAAEATMVKKNDDEKKAAETKVMTNYGVTTAVGNNFAANRGKMGMPAYGTITHRFGRQPHPVFKNIVEENNGIKIAVSKGTVAKCVAPGTVSRVVASADGSKTVIVKHGDYFTIYANLSSTMASANQQVSAGTSIGVIGEDFDGSYTLDFQIWNGSSPVDPLGWVN
- a CDS encoding Sec-independent protein translocase subunit TatA/TatB translates to MNTLTILALSWQHLLIVGIIILVFFGGKKIPEMMRGLGSGIKEFKDAVKEEDSKKTEEPKSNSSSTTP
- a CDS encoding DUF4254 domain-containing protein, which encodes MNFTETAWKVFNQSIIDYHITDNVDTPVNNPYSKDSLEHLLYAKNWIDTVQWHLEDIIRDENIDPTEALKLKRTIDSSNQKRTDLVEYIDSWFLEKYRNISPNVDAKINSETPAWAVDRLSILALKVYHMRLEAQRESASDEHRKNCSVKLNTLLEQQKDLSEAIDQLLFDIENGNIKMKVYKQMKMYNDESLNPILYQNVKNA
- the ribA gene encoding GTP cyclohydrolase II, which produces MLKIQAESNVPTEYGEFRMIAFSESDQDWMPHMAIIAKNTDFTQPINVRFHSECITGEVFHSKKCECGQQLDAAMSFMHKNGGIIIYLRQEGRNIGIINKLKAYALQEKGFDTVEANLELGLPADDRNFGVAIEILKILNVKEINLLTNNPQKLKFVTDSSIRLNKRIPLQMDSTKESEAYLKTKKDYFGHLLDDENTAY
- the deoD gene encoding purine-nucleoside phosphorylase yields the protein MSVHIAAKKGEIAKTVLQPGDPLRAKYIADNFLTDVKLVSKTRNVFYFTGLYKGKEVSVGASGMGIPSIGIYSYELFTEFDVDTIIRIGTCGAYTTDLKVYDLLNVEHAASESTYAKFAWEIEEDLLSHQGSTFGLINDSAKALSLNLKATNIHTSDIFYRKNPALPEIASKYNCTAVEMEAFALFANAQYLGKNAATILTVSDVIPTGDQISADQRETALTPMIELALETAIKM